The DNA window AAACCTAGAATTTAATAGGTGAGTAAAATATTCACAACTGATGTCATACCTTTTTCAGTTTTTTGAATGCTAGTATTTCACTCTGAATTTTATCCTGgatacacttttatattattgCAGAAGAAGAATTTATAGAGTAACATAATCCTAAATTGCACTATGTACAAAAATGATGCCAAACATTATTGAGAAATGTATTATTCTAATTTCCCATTACATAACATGTTTAACCATATTAACCATACAGTGAAgagaagaaacaaataaaaattcatttgTCTTTGATTTAATCTGATCAAAAGTGCAATTTAAGACAGGAGAAGATCGCTGCTTGGAATGTCTAACAGAGTATATTGTGGATGTAGCTTCCAGAGGTGTTACAAGAAAAGTAGCTGGCTTCTGTACAATAATTACATTGCGagccttttaaatgttttatgcttttattgtctgaatataatgtgaacatttattctgctgtgaaaataatttgaaagatgtgtgcattttaattcataaaattcaTGTTCGAAATGTCTTAAAATATATGCTTCTTCCTTGCAGGATGTTTTCGATGCAAAAATACTGTTCAAACCTTGAATAAACTGAAACTGATAATGATTTGTCTTGCTCTATCAATAATTAGGTCTTCATTCCAATTTCTGTAGTGCCATATGATTCATATGTTGGTTATAACTCCCCTATGGAGGCGAGCAGTGAGATACAGAACGCTGAGTTTCCAAGCACAAAAACAGCAAGGACAGCCACTCTAAACTTAGTATCCTGTGGAAGCAAAAATAAGAGCATTTTGTTAAGATGCTTAGAGGAATGCTTCATTTTGAGCCTTATTGTAGGCCTTGATGGTAAGTTGTTGTGTGTATTACAAtaccaattttttattattaatattaaagaaacagtccaccacaaaaataaaatattgtatatataatctATGATCTATGATGtagatgtaggtgagtttgttgcTTTATTGAAAGAAACTTTGAGAAATTTATTAAAGAAATTCATTAAATCATATGCCtatcaatggatcttctgcagtggatgggtgccttCAACAGTGAGAGTCTAatcggctgataaaaacatcacaataatccacaggtaaTACTCATGACTCCAGTGTCCAGTTCATCAAATGAACATCTCGAAACAAATATAtcaataagacatttttaacttcaaattgttgctttcaaataaacaatgaatgctctatccataatattgctttcttcagtgaaaaagtcatctagtctaaatcaggagagaaatatgcataaaTCAAGCACCATTTAGAAGTCAAAACAGTACTAAACAAACATGTTGatggattttattattaatacactacattttattattattacattattatggattatggactgttATTTGGGCCAGACATGACagattaaagttaaaatgcctcaTTGTTGGATTTCTTTCTTACCGAAAATTTACAGCTTTTTGCTTTGCAGGACAGTAATTGTTAGACTGGAAACATTACTTGtagattgttgtgatgtttttatcagctgtttggacggcacccatttactgcaaagGATTCatgggtgagcaagtgatgtaatgctaaatttctccaaatctgttcaggtgaagaaacaaactcatctaattCTTGGATGGCTTGAAGGTACGTCAATTTTAGCcaacttttcatttttcagtgaactgttcctttagtGTGTTCCTTTCATCTCCACCATTATGTTTGATTAAAGTGTAATATCTTACCCAGGTAACATCCTCTGAAATGTCTGAGAGAACTGGAAGTTCATCTTCCTTTCCACTCCCTGCTGAAACAAGAGAAATtgctaaacaaacaaatacattattttgaaCAACAAATTTTGCTTCATTTCACTCTCAGTTTGAATCATCTTGCAATTTATGTCTGAACCACAGGCAGAGGGAGCATGTCTCAATAGGCACCGTGTACTCCCAGCTGATTCAGATGGGAACTCGCAGTATGAAccaaaaacttttaaacaaataaaattaaattacagttaaatgAGGTTTAACTGCTTTTGCAGTCTTTCAAATGAAATAAGAATGAGATACATACAAACCTTTTCTAATAATATCATGCTTATGAAGTTTTAACACCAGCTTTAACACAATGGTCCAAACTACAAAAGCAGAGAGAACCCCTGTGGTCCAAGGATAAGGCAGCAAAAGAGACTCTTGCCTTAttccataaaacatggaaaccactgaaataataataataataaagttatttgatataaaaaaagatttcaattttATATTACTGATAGAAATTGATTTGAGATTAACTTTCTAAACAGCTAAATTACAAAGAGCAAATTCACCGGCTATGATTTCAGCAGCATTTCCAACACCCCAGTGCAACCAGTTGAAAATCCATCGCCTgagaaaaaagaaatgattgtCCTTTGTTAAGTTCTCTTCTTATGTTATTAAGTTTCAGATATGTAAAGCAGAGGAGGTTAAAGCTACCAAGCTGCATATTGAAGTGAACTGAGGAGTCATTACCGTGAGGTATTTGGAGCTGGTCTGAATGCAGCCATTAAAGGCTGACAGAAAGTGAGAATCACAACAGTGCAGCCGAGGTATGGATGAGCACCAGCTCTCTGCACAGAACCAGTGTCATTTCAGTATTGtcatctaaaactaaaactatatatatatatatatatataatagaatatcACACAACGAAATGTCTGAGATTAAAAAGGAAAAAGtcacataaaaaatgaaataaattaaactgaaaaaaaaaaaaatatatatatatatatatatgtatatatatatatatatatatatatatatatatatatatatatatatatatatatatatatatatatatatatatatagagtaaagaaatactaaaatagtatataaataatacaaaaaataactgCATAGAACCTAAACACACATCGTAGACAATTCAACACAGGCTACAATATTATAATACAACACCAGGATAACAAACACTCTCTGATCCTGACATTAGTCTTAAAAGAAACAGGGCCCCCCAATGGCAAGGAGTGAAACTgtgatatgtaatatatttaatattgtcaCTGTTTTAAAGATAAATTTCATTGTATTACAGAGCAGAGCCTCAGGCAGAAAACACAGGCTTTACTCACTGTGCTCCACTTTCCTCTGTAGACAAAAGGAAACACGAAGCCCACAGCTGTCAGCAAAACTGTGAGAGACATCAACATGCGATGCACctgtgaacataaaaaaaatttaaattatgaaacaatattaaatatgaagaaaatttataaaagttaaaaagaatatGCAAGTAACTACAAAAACATAGATGCTGGTTTCATAGATTTAGAAGCGTAATAGAAGTgtatataatgtactgtataagtgtatacacatactgtataaaagcATACCTGAAACCATATTTTTTGCCCAAACAATGTTTGTTCTGGCCAGTCAGGTTTAAAATAGGCAGCCATTAATTTCCCAGTGCTTCCTGCTAGCATCCAGGCAATCAGCATTAGAGCTCCTGCATTTAAATGATGTATCTGATATTATATCTGCAAACTCGCAAATCAAAGTATTTTGCATTTTACGCAAACTTCTTGTAAAATGTATAGGTTTATTAAATAAGCAATTTGTCATTTAACTGATTTTTTCCACACCAGCTGCACTTTTTAAGGACACAGTGGTGATAATTCTTGGATTGCCCATTCCAGGGTTTGAACATGCAACGTTTCCATTTCCTGACCATATATTTAACCATCCGGGGGATTCTCAGTGTCCTACAGTAAACTTAATTACAGCAGAACACTTACCATGATATTTCATGAGAAGTGGCGATCGAGATCCTGTCAGTATCTCAGAAGGGCCGGTAATGATCTGATTATGGGATGATATCAGTGGCTGCCGCGTGTGTCTGTGGATCATACCTGCAGCACGATAACAAAACTGATGAGATAACTTGACTAAAGCTTAATGACACACATCATTTCGGTCATATCATAAAGATAGCatatcaacaaaaataaaatgtatccgAGGTTCCTCTAAAATGTAAGACAATTGCTGTAAACATTCAGTGCATCAACGGATTGaagtgttttataaatgtattcatgctTGTTTCTGCACCCAGTGACCCGGTCATAAAATAGATGACAGGAAACGAGTACTGATTGCTCAGGCCTTCGCAGACACTCGTTAAACAGTAAAGTCAGAAATCCGGATCTCCGGAGTAACACGCAGTTGAGGAGGCCATAAAAACAAGGTTACACGTGACACTGTATCTGATGAGAAGCGTAATGATTTGCCAAAACTTTTTCCAAGGAGAAGAAATACAGCCCTTTTAGAAAATGCAGAAGGATGCCATGACAATCGAAAGACAATGGCTGCTTTAATTTAGCATGCTGTAAATCTAGAAGTTAAAAAGGACTATTGTTTAAAGCCATCGTTTTACACACATAAGAACATTAAATCTACAGTTGCTATTGTAGTATGGCATCAGtaataatttagtattatttatatactattatagtatttcttaatattttgtttgcaatgttttatttttataatttcagcttttattttagTCACTTTATGTGGttttggcatttttatttatttacatttttttttatttttctattcagCTTTCTGGTTCGAATTTCTAATAGACCAATGGCTACGAGCAAtattttggttaccaacattcttaaaaaaaaaaaaaaaatctttcttttgtattcaacagaagaaagaaattaggCTTGGACTGACATGAGGGAAATTAtgaaaactatccctttaaaattattatatttctgttaGTTTCTCAGGcaatatttatcatttttgtgTCAGTTTCTAAGAAAGTTTTTcacctaatatttatattttatttctgtatgtCACTGATGCAGTTAAAACGCTCACCATATTCGGCAGTCCCGTGTGCTACAAACAGGTAGTAACTGTTGTTAAGGCTGAAACGGACCGGATCCTGAGGAGTGTAGATGGACCTAGAGAACTTGCACTGAATGACCCCATCAGAAACTCTCCAGCCTACATCAGTCAGCACAGACTGCAGGGGAAGTGAATCATGCTTTTACATTTACGACTGCATAAATCTTAGAGGACATGCTGACATCTTTTTTATATGTCTTAAAATGAATCTGTAACATAATGCAATACTAAAAAAAGCATCACAACCATAAAGTGCTCTCTCACCTTGGATGATAGCTCTGGATATGTCCGGCCTGTTGTGTGTGCAGCCTCCACACTCACACGACCCTCGTCATTTATGCATAAGTACGTATCATCATCTCCCTACCAAACATCAAgatcttcagggtcacatgaatATGTCTAATCATAATGCACTAAACACAATTTGATCATCCTCACCATCCATTTATCCTTGGACAGAGCAAAGGAGACATATCCCTGTGCAGGGCCACTGAGCTCAAACGAAACTGTCTGATCCATAGTAGAATAAGAAAGGAAGAAGCAGTTTGTGTCCACAGAAGGGTTACAGCTGACGGGGTCAATGAGACAAGACTTCGACACGCCACATCCCTCTGAGGTGAACTGTGAGAGAATTCTTAAAATGAAAAGCGGTGTAATGCCGATTATAGAAGCTGATaagtttataatttgtattttggcACATACTGGCTGAGGAAGTATAGAGGTGCTTGCAGAGTTTGTAGACATGACGGTGGTTGATTGAGATGGAGCGGGAGTCACGTCACCCTGAGATATGACAGGACCAGGAAGCTTGAGCCAGAAAATCTTGTAGTGGGCAAGAACTGTGGCacttgatgtgaaaaaaaaagaaatataaacacaaatatcGGTTTGAATGTTAAAATATCCAGTATGTATCCACTACATGGTTTATgaatattttcagtgtttaaagTCTGAATGGCACTCACAGAAACTGTACAGTGGGAGGAGCATTGGACGGGGCTTTCCAAATCACCTGAAT is part of the Carassius auratus strain Wakin chromosome 27, ASM336829v1, whole genome shotgun sequence genome and encodes:
- the frrs1a gene encoding putative ferric-chelate reductase 1 isoform X1, with product MRIALPLLKMWNLQTILAIFGSLCLTSISAYKNGKVEKSCESMMPEHHSQPNTTGSPYTLTVDARKFSPGDNIRVTLSGSEHFEGFLIQARDATNPDGPAIGSFTLVDPVISQRLTCNRIEGSAVSHTSNAKKTEIQVIWKAPSNAPPTVQFLATVLAHYKIFWLKLPGPVISQGDVTPAPSQSTTVMSTNSASTSILPQPFTSEGCGVSKSCLIDPVSCNPSVDTNCFFLSYSTMDQTVSFELSGPAQGYVSFALSKDKWMGDDDTYLCINDEGRVSVEAAHTTGRTYPELSSKSVLTDVGWRVSDGVIQCKFSRSIYTPQDPVRFSLNNSYYLFVAHGTAEYGMIHRHTRQPLISSHNQIITGPSEILTGSRSPLLMKYHGALMLIAWMLAGSTGKLMAAYFKPDWPEQTLFGQKIWFQVHRMLMSLTVLLTAVGFVFPFVYRGKWSTRAGAHPYLGCTVVILTFCQPLMAAFRPAPNTSRRWIFNWLHWGVGNAAEIIAVVSMFYGIRQESLLLPYPWTTGVLSAFVVWTIVLKLVLKLHKHDIIRKAGSGKEDELPVLSDISEDVTWDTKFRVAVLAVFVLGNSAFCISLLASIGEL
- the frrs1a gene encoding putative ferric-chelate reductase 1 isoform X2, whose protein sequence is MRIALPLLKMWNLQTILAIFGSLCLTSISAYKNGKVEKSCESMMPEHHSQPNTTGSPYTLTVDARKFSPGDNIRVTLSGSEHFEGFLIQARDATNPDGPAIGSFTLVDPVISQRLTCNRIEGSAVSHTSNAKKTEIQVIWKAPSNAPPTVQFLATVLAHYKIFWLKLPGPVISQGDVTPAPSQSTTVMSTNSASTSILPQPFTSEGCGVSKSCLIDPVSCNPSVDTNCFFLSYSTMDQTVSFELSGPAQGYVSFALSKDKWMGDDDTYLCINDEGRVSVEAAHTTGRTYPELSSKSVLTDVGWRVSDGVIQCKFSRSIYTPQDPVRFSLNNSYYLFVAHGTAEYGMIHRHTRQPLISSHNQIITGPSEILTGSRSPLLMKYHGALMLIAWMLAGSTGKLMAAYFKPDWPEQTLFGQKIWFQVHRMLMSLTVLLTAVGFVFPFVYRGKWSTRAGAHPYLGCTVVILTFCQPLMAAFRPAPNTSRRWIFNWLHWGVGNAAEIIAVVSMFYGIRQESLLLPYPWTTGVLSAFVVWTIVLKLVLKLHKHDIIRKGSGKEDELPVLSDISEDVTWDTKFRVAVLAVFVLGNSAFCISLLASIGEL